In a genomic window of Streptomyces noursei ATCC 11455:
- a CDS encoding Rv1733c family protein codes for MPLGKLRPPWRHGPLRRGTDVAQSWLVLATGVLIAVAAPTAGVVAGSVVDAAAHRQSADWQPVSAVVTKEPAARVNVDSGTGTGSRVQTTVRWTAADHSVRTGETVVATGVHVGDHTTVWLDRSGKLVRDPGTPTDSLAESVVAGTVVASGTGLLLYGAEKAGVRLLNRRRYAQWEKEWAELDTRWPHPQQ; via the coding sequence ATGCCTCTTGGGAAGCTCCGTCCGCCCTGGCGGCACGGCCCGCTCCGGCGGGGTACGGACGTAGCGCAGTCCTGGCTGGTCCTGGCCACGGGCGTGCTGATCGCCGTGGCTGCCCCGACCGCGGGGGTGGTGGCCGGCAGTGTGGTGGACGCGGCGGCCCATCGGCAGAGCGCCGACTGGCAGCCGGTCTCCGCGGTGGTGACGAAGGAACCCGCAGCCCGGGTCAACGTCGACAGCGGTACCGGCACGGGCAGCCGGGTGCAGACGACCGTGCGCTGGACGGCAGCGGACCACAGTGTGCGGACGGGCGAGACGGTCGTGGCTACCGGCGTCCACGTCGGGGACCACACGACGGTCTGGCTGGACCGGAGCGGGAAGCTGGTGCGGGACCCGGGCACCCCGACCGACTCCCTGGCCGAGAGCGTGGTGGCGGGCACCGTCGTCGCGTCCGGCACCGGTCTGCTGCTCTACGGCGCGGAGAAGGCCGGTGTCCGTCTGCTGAACCGCAGGCGCTACGCCCAGTGGGAGAAGGAGTGGGCGGAGCTGGACACCCGCTGGCCGCACCCGCAGCAGTGA
- the ftsH gene encoding ATP-dependent zinc metalloprotease FtsH, with the protein MITAVSLPRRHATRSAKPGPPREPPKPSAQPKPPLWRPWLLPIVLLVVFVLLLSRAHNPAGTALTYSAFLGKVEAGQVRTVDIDDKGSVDGKLKDGREFTTRIPTALGNTGLAQQLRAKNVDVTASSSSEGGSWVGLLAAVLLPLLLLGGLFLWTGRQAARTLTGGLSGIGRSRAKIIEAERPTTRFDDVAGYEGVKQEISEIVDFLRHPERYAVVGAQGPRGVLMVGPPGTGKTLIARAVAGEAAVPFLSVTGSAFVEMFVGVGASRVRDLFDEARKRAPSIIFIDEIDAVGSRRGGIRLGGNDEREQTLNQLLAEMDGFDQSSGIVVLAATNRPEALDPALLRPGRFDRHVTVPLPNQAERAAILAVHARGKKPGPDVDWDVVARATPGFSGADLANLLNEAAIHAVRAGNTVISAQDLDDARDRVLLGRRESSNALLPEERHAVAVHESGHALVAALCEHADPVAKVTILPSGPVLGATEQLPEAERHLYTEGYLNDLLAVRLGGRAAELVIFGEGSTGAADDLAGATQIAGRMVRDFGLSAALGPIGYATTGTPHRLGDEAPGEALHRPYSEQTQRLIDEEIARLVRDAEQRATTLLRDHRAALERLADLLTTRETVDGAVVHDVLRRQPAASPDHHDPGPGTDRS; encoded by the coding sequence GTGATCACCGCAGTGAGCCTGCCCAGGCGCCACGCCACACGCTCGGCGAAGCCGGGGCCGCCGCGGGAGCCGCCCAAGCCGTCGGCCCAGCCGAAGCCTCCGCTGTGGCGGCCGTGGTTGCTGCCGATCGTCCTGCTGGTGGTGTTCGTCCTCCTGCTCAGCCGGGCGCACAACCCCGCGGGCACCGCCCTCACCTACAGCGCGTTCCTCGGCAAGGTGGAAGCCGGGCAGGTCAGGACCGTCGACATCGACGACAAGGGCAGTGTCGACGGCAAGCTCAAGGACGGCCGCGAATTCACCACCCGGATCCCCACCGCGCTCGGCAACACCGGGCTGGCCCAGCAGCTCCGCGCGAAGAACGTCGACGTCACCGCCTCCAGCAGCAGCGAAGGCGGCAGCTGGGTGGGGCTGCTGGCCGCGGTGCTCCTGCCGCTGCTCCTCCTCGGCGGGCTGTTCCTGTGGACCGGCCGCCAGGCCGCGCGCACCCTCACCGGCGGGCTCAGCGGCATCGGCCGCTCCCGGGCCAAGATCATCGAGGCCGAGCGCCCCACCACCCGCTTCGACGACGTCGCCGGATACGAGGGCGTCAAGCAGGAGATCAGCGAGATCGTGGACTTCCTGCGCCACCCCGAGCGGTACGCGGTGGTCGGCGCCCAGGGGCCGCGCGGGGTGCTGATGGTCGGGCCGCCCGGCACCGGCAAGACGCTGATCGCCCGTGCCGTCGCCGGCGAGGCGGCGGTGCCGTTCCTGTCGGTGACCGGATCGGCGTTCGTGGAGATGTTCGTCGGCGTCGGCGCCTCCCGGGTCCGCGACCTCTTCGACGAGGCCCGCAAACGCGCGCCGTCGATCATCTTCATCGACGAGATCGACGCCGTCGGCAGCCGCCGCGGCGGCATCCGGCTGGGCGGCAACGACGAACGCGAGCAGACCCTCAACCAACTCCTGGCCGAGATGGACGGCTTCGACCAGAGCAGCGGCATCGTGGTGCTCGCCGCCACCAACCGCCCCGAGGCCCTCGACCCGGCCCTGCTCCGGCCCGGCCGCTTCGACCGGCACGTCACCGTCCCGCTGCCCAACCAGGCCGAGCGGGCCGCGATCCTCGCCGTCCACGCCCGCGGCAAGAAACCGGGACCCGACGTCGACTGGGACGTCGTCGCCCGGGCCACCCCCGGCTTCTCCGGCGCCGACCTCGCCAACCTCCTCAACGAGGCCGCGATCCACGCCGTCCGCGCGGGCAACACCGTCATCTCCGCCCAGGACCTCGACGACGCCCGGGACCGGGTCCTGCTCGGGCGCCGGGAGTCCTCCAACGCCCTGCTCCCCGAGGAGCGGCACGCCGTCGCCGTCCACGAGTCGGGCCACGCCCTCGTGGCCGCGCTGTGCGAACACGCCGACCCGGTCGCCAAGGTGACCATCCTGCCCTCCGGCCCCGTACTGGGCGCCACCGAACAACTCCCGGAAGCCGAGCGGCACCTCTACACCGAGGGCTACCTCAACGACCTGCTGGCCGTCCGCCTCGGCGGCCGGGCCGCCGAACTCGTGATCTTCGGCGAGGGCTCGACCGGCGCCGCCGACGACCTGGCCGGCGCCACCCAGATCGCCGGTCGCATGGTCCGCGACTTCGGCCTCTCCGCGGCCCTCGGCCCGATCGGCTACGCCACCACCGGCACCCCGCACCGCCTCGGCGACGAAGCCCCCGGCGAGGCCCTGCACCGCCCCTACTCCGAGCAGACCCAGCGCCTGATCGACGAGGAGATCGCCCGCCTGGTCCGCGACGCGGAACAGCGCGCCACCACCCTGCTCCGCGACCACCGGGCGGCCCTGGAACGCCTCGCCGACCTGCTCACCACCCGCGAGACGGTCGACGGCGCGGTCGTCCACGACGTCCTCCGCCGACAGCCGGCGGCCTCCCCGGACCACCACGATCCGGGGCCCGGAACCGACCGGTCCTGA
- a CDS encoding NADP-dependent oxidoreductase, whose translation MRAVQIDRHGGPDVLTLREVAPPEPATGEVLIRTAASSLNPVDWKTRAWEIGPPLPATLGWDISGRVVASNDPAHEVGAQVIAMSAQIATGRGTWAELVALPGHLLAPAPAAVPLADAAALPLAGTTALQALRATELSAGERLLVVGAAGAVGGLAVQLARSTGAHVDALVSRSDHEQAATELGAERVWRRPQDLPRGRYQAVLDTAGTDVAAALVPGGRFVSIADHPLPDVPGARKSYVQENATDLAHLTKLVDTDELRLRIAGRFPLDDIRTAHERFEAGGLLGKVLITF comes from the coding sequence ATGCGCGCTGTCCAGATCGACCGCCACGGCGGTCCCGACGTCCTGACCCTCCGCGAGGTCGCCCCACCCGAACCCGCCACCGGTGAAGTCCTCATCCGCACCGCGGCCAGCAGCCTCAACCCGGTGGACTGGAAGACCCGCGCCTGGGAGATCGGCCCGCCGCTGCCGGCCACGCTCGGCTGGGACATCTCCGGCCGGGTCGTCGCGAGCAACGACCCCGCCCACGAGGTGGGTGCCCAAGTGATCGCCATGTCCGCGCAGATCGCCACCGGCCGCGGCACCTGGGCGGAGCTGGTCGCCCTGCCCGGCCACCTGCTGGCACCCGCACCGGCCGCGGTGCCGTTGGCGGACGCGGCGGCCCTTCCGCTGGCCGGGACGACCGCCTTGCAGGCCCTGCGCGCCACGGAGTTGAGCGCCGGCGAGCGCCTTCTGGTCGTCGGCGCCGCCGGTGCGGTCGGCGGCCTGGCCGTCCAACTCGCCCGCTCGACCGGCGCCCACGTCGATGCCCTGGTCTCCCGGTCCGACCATGAGCAGGCAGCGACGGAGCTCGGCGCGGAGCGGGTCTGGCGCCGCCCGCAGGACCTGCCCCGCGGCCGGTACCAGGCCGTCCTCGACACCGCCGGCACGGACGTGGCCGCGGCCCTCGTCCCCGGAGGGCGCTTCGTCTCCATCGCCGACCACCCCCTGCCCGACGTGCCAGGCGCCCGCAAGAGCTACGTCCAGGAGAACGCCACCGACCTCGCCCACCTCACCAAGCTCGTCGACACCGATGAGTTGCGGCTGCGGATCGCCGGCCGCTTCCCGCTCGACGACATCCGCACCGCCCACGAGCGCTTCGAAGCCGGCGGCCTCCTCGGCAAGGTCCTCATCACCTTCTGA
- a CDS encoding MFS transporter → MPQSTAGQAVTADALGVVIGGPALTARLRRKPLALGLMLLFASGSALSAWAPSFTMSPAGRVISSLSHAAFVALALVMATSVVRPSRPTSVPATSAPPPAPPQVGPSSPPARCAGPDRPAPYSVSAARP, encoded by the coding sequence GTGCCGCAGAGCACTGCGGGGCAGGCGGTGACCGCCGACGCGCTCGGCGTGGTGATCGGCGGGCCCGCGCTGACCGCGCGGCTGCGCCGCAAGCCCCTGGCGCTCGGCCTGATGCTGCTGTTCGCCTCGGGCAGCGCGCTCAGTGCCTGGGCCCCCTCGTTCACGATGTCGCCGGCCGGGCGGGTGATCTCCTCACTCAGCCACGCGGCGTTCGTGGCGTTGGCGTTGGTGATGGCCACCAGCGTGGTGCGGCCATCGCGGCCAACGTCGGTGCCTGCAACCTCGGCGCCGCCGCCGGCTCCGCCCCAGGTGGGGCCATCGTCGCCGCCGGCGCGCTGCGCTGGGCCGGACCGGCCGGCGCCGTACTCAGTCTCGGCGGCCCGGCCCTGA
- a CDS encoding CoA transferase, translating to MTSNTLTTTGATLTASEIVSRLLHTLGDPDPARGAEDITVVGADPLVPSVHRLADAMSAAIGVFGRQTAALGEQRGHRHQKVEVQAGAAIDQLMATYHTTLSGRPIGVLLEDPALLGNNDFYRARDGRWIFIITTYPHLRDAVASVLRCPLDKVGIAQAAADWDAFTLEEAICARGGVACAGRTRDEWLAHPAGRYVAQRPVVEIERVGDGPVRPFEPIGEADEALAGVRVLDLTHVIAGPVAARLLAQFGADVLHLSRPDRPDPIPMIAMTGGGKRNAYCDLRDDHDRAAFHDALQDADVFAHAYRGLARHGASTEELVRRRPGLITLEYHAWGADGPWGERGGFDQLACSATGFAVEEWTDRPSLPPTYLLNDYLAAYLGAAGVATALRRRAAEGGSWRIRVTLAGVCHWVRELGLLAREDVLDVPRPGRAPFAALSTTGTDFGPLTEPATPFAYSGRSVPQPGWRSPLGSAPLQWH from the coding sequence ATGACTTCGAACACGCTGACCACGACCGGGGCGACACTGACGGCGTCCGAGATCGTCTCCCGGCTGCTGCACACCCTCGGCGACCCCGATCCGGCCCGAGGAGCCGAGGACATCACCGTCGTCGGGGCCGATCCCCTGGTGCCCTCGGTGCACCGGCTCGCCGATGCCATGTCCGCCGCGATCGGTGTCTTCGGACGGCAGACGGCGGCGCTCGGCGAACAGCGCGGTCACCGGCACCAGAAGGTGGAGGTACAGGCCGGGGCCGCGATCGACCAGCTCATGGCGACGTATCACACGACGCTGTCGGGGCGCCCGATCGGTGTCCTGCTCGAAGATCCGGCGCTGCTCGGCAACAACGACTTCTACCGGGCGCGCGACGGCCGGTGGATCTTCATCATCACCACCTATCCGCATCTGCGGGACGCCGTCGCCTCCGTACTGCGGTGCCCGCTCGACAAGGTGGGGATCGCACAGGCCGCGGCCGACTGGGACGCCTTCACGCTGGAGGAGGCCATCTGCGCGCGGGGCGGCGTCGCGTGCGCGGGGCGCACCCGCGACGAGTGGCTCGCGCACCCCGCGGGGCGGTATGTGGCCCAGCGCCCGGTCGTCGAGATCGAACGCGTCGGCGACGGGCCGGTCCGGCCCTTCGAGCCGATCGGTGAGGCGGACGAGGCGCTCGCGGGCGTACGGGTGCTCGATCTCACCCATGTCATCGCAGGTCCCGTCGCGGCGCGACTCCTCGCCCAGTTCGGCGCCGACGTGCTGCACCTGTCGCGTCCCGACCGCCCCGACCCGATCCCGATGATCGCGATGACCGGCGGCGGCAAGCGCAACGCCTACTGCGACCTGCGCGACGATCACGACCGGGCGGCCTTCCACGACGCGCTCCAGGACGCGGACGTCTTCGCACATGCCTACCGGGGACTTGCCCGGCACGGGGCCTCGACCGAGGAACTCGTCCGGCGCCGCCCCGGACTCATCACCCTCGAATACCACGCCTGGGGCGCCGACGGCCCTTGGGGCGAACGAGGCGGGTTCGACCAACTCGCCTGCTCGGCAACCGGGTTCGCTGTCGAAGAATGGACCGACCGGCCATCGCTGCCGCCGACCTACCTGCTCAACGACTACCTCGCCGCCTACCTCGGGGCCGCCGGCGTCGCGACGGCCCTGCGCCGACGTGCGGCGGAGGGCGGCTCCTGGCGAATCCGCGTGACCCTGGCCGGGGTGTGTCACTGGGTGCGGGAACTCGGGCTGCTGGCACGGGAGGACGTACTCGACGTGCCCCGGCCCGGACGCGCCCCGTTCGCCGCGCTGTCGACCACCGGGACCGACTTCGGCCCGCTCACCGAACCGGCGACGCCGTTCGCGTACAGCGGGCGCTCGGTCCCCCAGCCCGGTTGGCGTTCTCCGCTGGGGTCCGCTCCGCTCCAGTGGCACTAG
- a CDS encoding helix-turn-helix domain-containing protein — MSEHGRRRRHRTVDRVVWILEAAARTPDGVTVAELARTVGAPASSVQDLVNGLVATGFLLEQHRRFRLGPAPHVLNLIAGRVVPRISQAELDELSRVAGTPVLLTVRVGLDAVYLARGGENQIPRLVPLADQHVARPLLRTAAGRLLLAFTDEAERRGLLDELARHDPEAVAEFRSALPAIRASRISRSEGMADPEVSALAIPVTDGPVVTGALALIHQRRGRSERLRLDRAAARLLAHLQETRR, encoded by the coding sequence ATGAGCGAGCACGGCAGGCGGCGGCGACACCGTACGGTGGACCGGGTCGTGTGGATCCTGGAGGCCGCCGCGCGGACGCCGGACGGGGTGACCGTGGCCGAGTTGGCCAGGACGGTCGGGGCGCCGGCGAGTTCGGTGCAGGATCTGGTCAACGGCCTTGTCGCGACGGGTTTTCTGCTGGAACAGCATCGGCGCTTCAGACTCGGGCCCGCCCCGCACGTCCTCAACCTCATCGCCGGCCGGGTCGTCCCGCGGATCAGTCAGGCCGAGCTCGACGAACTGAGCCGTGTCGCGGGTACCCCGGTGCTGCTCACGGTGCGGGTCGGACTCGACGCCGTGTACCTCGCGCGCGGCGGCGAGAACCAGATTCCCCGCCTCGTGCCGCTCGCCGACCAGCACGTGGCCCGGCCGCTGCTGCGCACCGCCGCGGGCCGTCTGCTGCTGGCCTTCACCGACGAGGCGGAGCGCCGGGGGCTGCTCGACGAGCTCGCCCGTCACGACCCCGAGGCGGTCGCCGAGTTCCGCTCGGCTCTTCCGGCGATTCGTGCGTCGCGGATCAGCCGCAGCGAGGGGATGGCCGACCCCGAGGTCAGCGCACTTGCGATCCCCGTCACCGACGGCCCCGTCGTCACGGGAGCCCTCGCCCTGATCCACCAGCGTCGCGGCCGCTCGGAGCGGCTGCGCCTGGACCGGGCGGCGGCCCGGCTCCTCGCGCACCTCCAGGAGACGCGGAGGTGA
- a CDS encoding NADPH-dependent F420 reductase, producing MRIGVLGTGNMADALATHWVRAGHDVAIGGRDVHKAERLATRLGGSAQPASLRAAAEFGQVVLAALPFGAGASVARELRAVLDGRVLIDCSNPVGPGFLLLTQRGLSAAQHLAAAAPGTHVVKAFNLCHEDVWRMSPPVFDGRPLAVPVCGDDETALALVHQLVRHVGCEPVAGGGLERAGLLEATAALFIGLWVGEGADAQAIAPPLAYAAGPRNEQPEDTEKALR from the coding sequence ATGAGAATCGGCGTACTGGGCACGGGCAACATGGCGGATGCGCTCGCCACCCACTGGGTGCGGGCCGGGCACGACGTGGCCATCGGAGGACGGGACGTGCACAAGGCGGAGCGGCTCGCGACGCGCCTCGGGGGCAGCGCGCAGCCGGCCAGTCTGCGTGCGGCGGCCGAGTTCGGTCAGGTGGTGCTGGCCGCGCTGCCCTTCGGCGCGGGCGCGAGCGTGGCGCGGGAACTGAGGGCGGTCCTGGACGGCAGGGTGCTGATCGACTGTTCCAATCCGGTCGGTCCGGGCTTCCTGCTGCTGACACAGCGCGGCCTCTCGGCCGCACAGCACCTGGCCGCGGCGGCACCGGGAACTCATGTGGTCAAGGCGTTCAATCTCTGCCATGAAGACGTGTGGCGCATGTCGCCGCCAGTCTTTGACGGGCGGCCGCTGGCCGTTCCGGTCTGCGGAGACGACGAAACGGCCCTCGCGCTCGTACACCAGCTGGTGCGGCATGTCGGCTGCGAGCCCGTGGCCGGCGGCGGTCTCGAACGAGCGGGACTGCTGGAAGCGACCGCCGCGCTCTTCATCGGGCTATGGGTCGGCGAGGGAGCCGACGCCCAGGCCATCGCACCCCCGCTGGCCTACGCCGCCGGACCGAGAAACGAGCAACCAGAAGACACCGAGAAGGCTCTTCGGTAG
- a CDS encoding winged helix-turn-helix transcriptional regulator → MTTDAFLADCRARLAFDLLSNTWNAVVLWALRDGPRRPVELRRQIGGISSKVLTETLRRLQSNGLVDRQAHPGAPPRVEYQLTALGRTLLAPIDAVGAWAFEHGDELMAAQEAACTATLQSRSE, encoded by the coding sequence GTGACGACCGACGCCTTCCTCGCCGACTGCCGTGCCCGCCTCGCCTTCGACCTCCTCTCCAACACCTGGAACGCCGTTGTGCTCTGGGCACTGCGCGACGGCCCCAGGCGCCCGGTCGAACTACGCCGCCAGATCGGGGGAATCAGTTCCAAGGTCCTCACCGAGACGCTGCGGCGCTTGCAGTCCAACGGGCTGGTGGACCGACAGGCACACCCCGGAGCGCCACCGCGCGTCGAGTACCAACTCACCGCCCTGGGGCGGACTTTGCTGGCACCCATCGACGCTGTCGGAGCATGGGCCTTCGAGCACGGCGATGAGCTCATGGCCGCCCAGGAAGCCGCATGCACCGCCACCCTCCAGTCCCGCTCGGAGTGA
- a CDS encoding phage tail protein, which produces MLTGDSFSSSTFAIELGKFQVETVQSVSGLQLDQDVVEVRDVSPAGELLIRKQAGSRRTGEITITRGMDKSAAFTDWIRATLINADLDAVRQNITIALTDAKKQTVRRIHLTNAWASRWEGPSLEASEAGPATEQVTITYEDLIVE; this is translated from the coding sequence GTGTTGACCGGTGACAGCTTCAGCAGCAGCACCTTTGCCATCGAGCTCGGCAAGTTCCAGGTGGAGACCGTCCAGTCCGTCTCAGGACTCCAGCTGGACCAGGACGTGGTGGAGGTCAGGGATGTCTCTCCGGCGGGGGAACTCCTGATCCGCAAGCAGGCGGGATCCCGCAGGACCGGCGAGATCACGATCACTCGCGGCATGGACAAGAGCGCTGCCTTCACCGACTGGATCAGGGCCACTCTCATCAACGCCGACCTGGACGCGGTCCGTCAGAACATCACCATCGCCCTGACGGACGCGAAGAAGCAAACCGTCCGCCGCATCCACCTCACCAACGCCTGGGCGTCCCGCTGGGAGGGACCGTCCTTGGAAGCATCCGAAGCCGGGCCCGCCACGGAACAGGTGACGATCACATACGAAGACCTCATCGTCGAGTAA
- a CDS encoding dihydrofolate reductase has translation MNVGLIWAQTLDGVIGADNAIPWRLPEDMAHFKATTLGHPVVMGRRTWDSLPPRFRPLSGRRNIVVTRDPRWVAEGAERAGSVAEALELAAEPLKSTAPTAAWVIGGGEIYRAALEYATTLSVTEIDSTVSGDVYAPVLGPTWKVAEDKGWQSSTSGLRYRIRRYTR, from the coding sequence GTGAACGTCGGGCTGATCTGGGCGCAGACTCTTGACGGTGTGATCGGCGCGGACAACGCGATTCCGTGGCGACTGCCTGAGGACATGGCGCATTTCAAGGCGACCACCCTCGGCCATCCTGTGGTGATGGGGCGCAGGACATGGGATTCGCTGCCCCCGCGATTCCGTCCGCTGTCCGGCAGGCGCAACATCGTGGTGACGCGCGACCCACGGTGGGTGGCCGAAGGCGCGGAGCGCGCTGGTTCCGTCGCCGAGGCGCTGGAACTCGCGGCCGAGCCGCTGAAGTCGACCGCGCCTACTGCGGCATGGGTGATCGGCGGCGGTGAAATCTACCGTGCAGCCTTGGAATACGCCACGACGCTCTCGGTGACGGAAATCGACTCGACGGTGAGCGGCGACGTCTACGCCCCGGTACTGGGCCCGACGTGGAAAGTTGCCGAGGACAAGGGCTGGCAGTCCTCGACGTCCGGGCTGCGCTACCGCATCCGCCGATACACCCGCTGA
- a CDS encoding thymidylate synthase yields the protein MVDTQYEDLLQLTLTSGTAKADRTGTGTRSIFGHQLRYDLSQGFPLVTTKKVHLKSIVYELLWFLRGDSNVGWLREHGVTIWDEWADANGELGPVYGAQWRSWPAPDGRHIDQISEVLATLRSDPDSRRMIVSAWNVGELANMALAPCHALFQFYVADGKLSCQLYQRSADLFLGVPFNIASYALLTHMVAQQAGLKPGSFIWTGGDCHIYDNHIEQVTEQLSRTPFEFPTLRLRQADSLFDYAYSDVEVLGYQHHPAIKAPVAV from the coding sequence GTGGTGGACACCCAGTACGAAGACCTGTTGCAACTGACACTCACCTCCGGGACGGCCAAGGCCGACCGGACGGGCACCGGCACCCGGAGCATCTTCGGGCACCAACTGCGCTATGACCTCTCGCAGGGGTTCCCGTTGGTCACCACCAAGAAGGTGCATCTCAAGTCCATCGTGTACGAGCTGCTGTGGTTCCTGCGCGGCGACTCAAACGTCGGCTGGTTGCGCGAGCACGGTGTCACCATCTGGGACGAGTGGGCCGACGCGAACGGCGAGCTCGGTCCGGTGTACGGCGCGCAGTGGCGCTCCTGGCCCGCCCCGGACGGCAGGCACATCGATCAGATCAGCGAGGTCCTCGCCACTTTGCGCAGTGACCCGGACTCCCGCCGAATGATCGTCTCCGCCTGGAACGTCGGCGAGCTGGCCAACATGGCGCTCGCGCCGTGTCACGCCTTGTTCCAGTTCTACGTCGCCGACGGCAAGCTGTCCTGCCAGCTGTATCAGCGCAGCGCGGACCTGTTCCTCGGCGTCCCGTTCAACATCGCCAGTTACGCCCTGCTCACGCACATGGTGGCGCAGCAGGCCGGCCTCAAGCCGGGCAGCTTCATCTGGACCGGCGGGGACTGCCACATCTACGACAACCACATCGAGCAGGTCACCGAGCAGCTCTCACGCACTCCGTTCGAGTTCCCCACATTGCGTCTGCGCCAGGCCGATTCGCTCTTCGACTACGCCTACTCCGATGTGGAAGTGCTCGGCTATCAGCATCACCCCGCCATCAAGGCCCCGGTGGCGGTGTGA
- a CDS encoding transposase yields the protein MLRVPVPVRSALAVPEVSVSCNRSSYWVSTTAVESTGPRGALETSIKVVERTRDDAWRPGSRPVAASEAVLPPLSRRGRGPWDRRQVFDGIGWRPRTGSPWRDLPERYGPYAGAVRGRRPDRRRCPPARCPHRRTQTDTDGHGRARPGGAAAAHRQHAPARRRRARIDVRAPVRMPPASGPVSARCREGEVPCCSGTTTTVAPGGAGSRPRSAWSCSGHW from the coding sequence ATGCTCCGGGTGCCGGTGCCCGTCCGGTCGGCCTTGGCCGTCCCGGAGGTGAGTGTCAGTTGCAACAGGTCTTCGTACTGGGTGTCCACCACAGCCGTCGAGTCTACTGGTCCCCGGGGCGCGCTCGAGACGTCGATCAAGGTCGTGGAACGAACGCGAGATGACGCGTGGAGACCTGGCAGTCGACCAGTGGCTGCGTCTGAAGCGGTGTTGCCGCCGCTGTCGAGACGGGGACGCGGGCCGTGGGACCGCCGTCAGGTCTTCGACGGGATCGGGTGGCGGCCGCGAACCGGATCGCCATGGCGGGACTTGCCGGAGCGGTACGGACCGTACGCCGGCGCGGTGCGAGGGCGACGTCCGGATCGTCGCCGGTGCCCTCCCGCGAGGTGTCCACACAGACGGACACAGACAGACACGGACGGGCACGGACGGGCCCGGCCGGGCGGGGCCGCCGCCGCTCACCGCCAGCATGCGCCCGCCCGGCGACGGCGCGCGAGAATCGACGTGAGGGCACCCGTGCGGATGCCGCCCGCTTCAGGGCCCGTATCCGCCCGGTGCCGGGAAGGAGAGGTCCCATGTTGTTCTGGTACCACCACCACGGTGGCGCCGGGTGGGGCTGGCTCGCGGCCACGGTCGGCATGGTCCTGTTCTGGGCACTGGTGA
- a CDS encoding SHOCT domain-containing protein: protein MLFWYHHHGGAGWGWLAATVGMVLFWALVITVGVLLFRALVRPGPSGGGGPGRRYPGWHHEGPPPGGSSTAEQILAERYARGEIEDEEYQRRLAVLRSAPGGPKQPDAPGP, encoded by the coding sequence ATGTTGTTCTGGTACCACCACCACGGTGGCGCCGGGTGGGGCTGGCTCGCGGCCACGGTCGGCATGGTCCTGTTCTGGGCACTGGTGATCACGGTCGGCGTCCTGCTCTTCCGCGCCCTGGTCCGTCCCGGCCCGTCCGGCGGGGGCGGGCCCGGCCGCCGCTATCCCGGTTGGCACCACGAAGGTCCCCCGCCCGGCGGGTCGTCCACGGCGGAGCAGATCCTCGCCGAGCGCTACGCCCGCGGGGAGATCGAGGACGAGGAGTACCAGCGGCGGCTGGCCGTGCTCCGCTCCGCACCGGGCGGACCGAAGCAACCGGACGCCCCGGGACCCTGA